In Oryza sativa Japonica Group chromosome 11, ASM3414082v1, the following are encoded in one genomic region:
- the LOC4349971 gene encoding heat shock cognate 70 kDa protein yields MAASNTTKKGGGGGGPAIGIDLGTTYSCVAVRRRYRSEAITNDQGNRITPSCVAFTAADRFVGDAAENQAALNPTNTIFEVKRLIGRRFSDKSVQEDIKLWPFKVIAGRDDRPTIVVRHEGKEKQFVPEEISAMVLSKLRDAAVAYLGEPVTDAVITVPVYFNNAQREATLDAATIAGLNVMRIINEPSAAALAYGLDKMPPASGGAGRMVLIFDLGGGTLDVSLLNIGRPGNNNSSDSGSFEFEVKAVAGDTHLGGADFNNAIVKHCINEFIRKHGVAAEGIWSNQKAIRRLRTACERAKRMLSFTTLASIEVDSLHDGIDFCGKMSRSRFEELNKELFGKCVKAVKKCLEDAKMDKNAVDDVVLVGGSSRIPKLQSMIHDFFDEKKLRRNVNPDEAVAYGAAIQASVLNGDADEADDKKQVMILRDITPLSLGIEVGLDHTMSVVIPRNTFIPTKNVRRYSTIFDNQIAVSINVFEGESASILRNNLLGKFVLSGILPAPRGVPQIDVTFEFDANGVLHVSAKDMGTGSKNNIAITNHSGRLKKEDVERMAREARSYNRTRSSLAITSGNLVIFQ; encoded by the exons ATGGCGGCCTCCAACACCACcaagaagggcggcggcggcggcggcccggcgatCGGCATCGACCTCGGGACGACCTACTCGTGCGTGGCCGTGAGGCGGCGCTACCGCAGCGAGGCCATCACCAACGACCAGGGCAACCGCATCACCCCCTCCTGCGtcgccttcaccgccgccgaccggttcgtcggcgacgccgccgagAATCAGGCCGCGCTCAACCCCACCAACACCATCTTCG AAGTGAAGCGACTGATCGGCCGCCGGTTCAGCGATAAGTCTGTACAAGAGGACATCAAGCTTTGGCCTTTCAAAGTCATTGCTGGCCGTGACGACCGGCCAACGATCGTGGTCCGCCATGAGGGCAAGGAGAAGCAGTTCGTCCCCGAGGAGATCTCCGCCATggtgctctccaagctgagggacgcCGCCGTGGCCTACCTCGGCGAGCCGGTCACGGACGCCGTCATCACCGTCCCCGTCTACTTCAACAACGCCCAGCGCGAGGCCACCCtcgacgccgccaccatcgctgGCCTCAACGTCATGCGCATCATCAAcgagccctccgccgccgccctcgcctatGGCCTCGACAAGATGCCGCCGGCCAGCGGCGGTGCAGGGAGGATGGTGCTCATCTTTGATCTTGGTGGCGGCACCCTGGATGTCTCCCTCCTTAACATTGGTCGTCCgggcaacaacaacagcagcgaCAGCGGCAGCTTCGAGTTCGAGGTgaaggccgtcgccggcgacactCACCTCGGCGGCGCCGACTTCAACAACGCGATTGTGAAGCACTGCATCAACGAGTTCATCAGGAAGCACGGCGTGGCAGCAGAAGGCATCTGGAGCAACCAGAAGGCGATCAGGAGGCTGAGGACCGCGTGCGAGAGAGCCAAGAGGATGCTGTCTTTCACGACGCTTGCCAGCATCGAGGTCGACTCGCTTCACGACGGCATCGACTTCTGCGGCAAGATGAGCCGGTCCCGGTTCGAGGAGCTGAACAAGGAGCTCTTCGGCAAGTGCGTCAAGGCCGTGAAGAAGTGCCTCGAGGACGCCAAGATGGACAAGAACGCCGTGGACGACGTCGTGCTCGTGGGCGGCTCCAGCCGCATCCCCAAGCTGCAGAGCATGATCCACGACTTCTTCGACGAGAAAAAGCTCCGCAGGAACGTCAACCCCGACGAGGCCGTCGCGTACGGCGCCGCCATCCAGGCCTCCGTCCTcaacggcgacgccgacgaAGCCGACGACAAGAAGCAGGTGATGATCCTGCGCGACATCACGCCCCTCTCGCTGGGGATCGAGGTCGGTCTCGATCACACGATGAGCGTCGTGATCCCGAGGAACACCTTCATCCCGACCAAGAACGTGCGGCGTTACTCCACCATATTCGACAATCAGATCGCCGTGAGCATCAATGTGTTCGAAGGAGAGAGCGCGAGCATCCTCCGCAACAACCTGCTCGGCAAGTTTGTGCTGTCCGGCATCCTCCCGGCGCCCAGGGGAGTGCCCCAGATCGACGTCACGTTCGAGTTCGACGCCAATGGCGTCCTGCACGTGTCCGCGAAGGACATGGGCACTGGGAGCAAGAACAACATCGCCATTACCAACCACAGCGGCCGGCTGAAGAAGGAGGACGTCGAACGCATGGCGCGGGAGGCCAGGAGCTACAACAGGACCAGATCATCTCTAGC GATAACTTCTGGGAACCTGGTGATCTTTCAATGA
- the LOC136353972 gene encoding uncharacterized protein, translated as MPKPTPSSSSFLDFTGGVDGDDDDPSCPFEGLCCPDDPLDQVLNFDSSDFGHVFFESLDVELFLPRGGPSRGAGEEDSKGAVERVAFGSSAAVESELGGVGGGGAGSEVSVPGGAGGGRGEDMETEALDVKPVVGVGAGGAMGAHVAGGVGAPGAFPESKQLVPWPCAVGAGASAPGAAPDNRLLALPDVRFDALTAEGAAPGGERGKTIPDSVSKNGLPTLPGVRSATPTAPPATPFRLEWDHAAAPSSSATTTPSDSSLSSPPSLSSVFPRIARVFPSRTKPRRRRTLRRQHWSLICPLHLVPVAAAADAARGKSISELNASASAATDAGTPSINDGGGGSYHRRVVGRQRNRQVRKDRRCSHCGTSETPQWRMGPDGPGTLCNACGIRSKMDRLLPEYRPSTSPSFNGDEHSNRHRKVLKLREKKGRD; from the coding sequence ATGCCGAAGccgactccctcctcctcctccttcctcgacttcaccggcggcgtcgacggcgatgacgacgacccgTCGTGCCCCTTCGAGGGGCTGTGCTGCCCCGACGACCCGCTCGACCAGGTCCTCAACTTCGACTCCTCCGATTTCGGCCATGTCTTCTTCGAATCGCTCGACGTCGAGTTGTTCCTGCCGCGTGGTGGGCCCTcacgcggcgccggcgaggaggataGCAAGGGCGCGGTGGAGCGCGTCGCGTTTGGCTCCAGCGCCGCGGTGGAGAgcgagctcggcggcgttggcggcggcggcgcgggtagCGAGGTGAGCGTGcctggtggcgccggcggcggccgcggcgaggacATGGAAACCGAGGCGCTCGACGTGAAGCCCGTGGTTGGGGTTGGAGCCGGCGGCGCCATGGGCgcgcacgtcgccggcggcgtgggcgcgcccGGCGCTTTCCCCGAAAGCAAGCAGCTGGTGCCCTGGCCGTGCGCGGTTGGCGCCGGCGCGAGCGCGCCGGGCGCTGCCCCGGACAACCGTCTGCTCGCGTTGCCGGATGTCCGCTTTGACGCGCTGACCGCGGAAGGCGCGGCTCCCGGCGGCGAACGCGGGAAGACCATACCTGACTCAGTCTCCAAGAACGGACTCCCGACATTGCCGGGTGTCCGTTCCGCCacgcccaccgcgccgccggccacacCCTTCCGGTTGGAGTGGGAtcacgcggcggcgccgtcgagcaGCGCGACCACGACACCCTCGGACTCCagcctctcctcgccgccgtccttgtcATCCGTGTTCCCGAGGATCGCCCGGGTGTTCCCATCCCGGACCAAGCccaggaggcggcgcaccctaCGCAGGCAGCACTGGTCGTTGATCTGCCCGCTCCACCTCgtgccagtcgccgccgccgccgacgccgcgcgcgGCAAGAGCATCAGCGAGCTcaacgcctccgcctccgccgccaccgacgccggcaCCCCTTCCatcaacgacggcggcggcggtagctaCCACCGGCGCGTGGTGGGGCGCCAGCGCAACCGGCAGGTGAGGAAGGACAGGAGGTGCAGCCACTGCGGCACCTCGGAGACGCCGCAATGGCGGATGGGCCCGGACGGCCCCGGCACGCTCTGCAACGCGTGCGGCATCAGGAGCAAGATGGACAGGCTGCTGCCGGAGTACCGGCCGTCGACGAGCCCCAGCTTCAACGGCGACGAGCACTCCAACCGCCACAGGAAGGTGTTGAAGCTCAGGGAGAAGAAGGGGCGCGACTAG
- the LOC9270524 gene encoding uncharacterized protein: protein MQEHPRTMTREHDGDGEEVATAVHGDAGAEEDGDRNVVDKSEFSDAVHVVVDRDDEEPEFPSDDDEGGDDDVRVSFATAVGDSDEHLREEQGELDLDDDDEEDVSRYEYDYGMWMEAEPMSIQERRRRLLQGMGLASSRDLLRSRSARMRPILPPNIPRCASRRQPPPQCPAAAADDAPSTSTAATVKRQRNAVLTRCRSDSRLAVRGGGAARKPPTFRRVYSVPHSLHGSPVHKALRAAARSRSPLPLPAPKDERENTVRKLDDGKEFVVSGQPAAGGSRGALSDLKTGVQLSLDEFERFIGYTPFVKQLMRRSQSQPVAAGAANGDAKPGKKKPRWLKNIKLVASAAGLIQEKYKESNCGGGGCGRSSSSSSSSAEQAHQPGVTMSKSASTNAATMASSSSSLERPKVHSFGKTARELTGMYFRQEVRAHEGSIWSIKFSPDGRFLASGGEDRVVHVWHVVDDGAPPSSMSPELLSSSQSLPPLAPHGDGGLAAQLSRKLRARRWKTCKDVLPEHVVVPETAFALADEPACSLEGHLDDVLDLAWSMYSQLLLSSSMDKTVRLWDTEAKACLKLFPHNDYVTCVQFNPVDDGYFISGSLDSKVRIWSVAERQVVDWSDLDDMVTAACYTPDGQAAIVGSHKGSCRFYKTADCKLNQEAQIDMNISKKRKSHAKKITGFQFAPGNPSEILVTTADSQIRVFNGITVLQKFKGFKNTSSQISASYSGDGRYVVCSSEDSNVYVWRRATSPGGAAGGGVAVKAKTWRTSRAYECFFCKDVSAAVPWPLSPCLPPTRGGGGGGDDDERASSSVRGAVVGGDASASRSPARQLGSLPLRPKSGPMTYSGEKQLGVPREPSSRWHGGAEGGNAWGMVVVTASLAGEIRVYQNFGMPLSLFRKT from the exons ATGCAAGAACACCCAAGAACCATGACCCgcgagcacgacggcgacggcgaggaggtggccACCGCCGTCCATGGTGATGCCGGCGCCGAGGAAGACGGAGACCGGAACGTCGTCGACAAGTCGGAGTTCTCCGACGCGGTGCATGTCGTCGTCGATCGCGATGACGAGGAGCCCGAGTTcccctccgacgacgacgagggaggTGACGACGACGTGCGCGtctccttcgccaccgccgtcggcgACAGCGACGAGCACCTCCGCGAGGAGCAGGGCGAGCTGGAccttgacgacgacgatgaggaggacgTGTCGAGGTACGAGTACGACTATGGCATGTGGATGGAGGCCGAGCCGATGTCCATccaggagcgccgccgccggctgctccaGGGGATGGGGCTCGCCAGCAGCCGGGACCTCCTCCGCAGCCGCAGCGCGAGGATGAGGCCGATTCTTCCGCCCAACATCCCGCGCTGCGCGTCGaggcgccagccgccgccgcagtgtcccgccgccgccgccgacgacgcgccgagcacctcgacggcggcgacggtgaaaCGGCAGCGGAACGCCGTCCTGACGCGGTGCCGGTCCGACAGCCGCCTcgccgtccgcggcggcggcgcggcgaggaagCCGCCGACGTTCCGGCGCGTGTACTCGGTGCCGCACTCGCTGCACGGCTCGCCGGTGCACAAGGCTCTCCGCGCGGCCGCTCGGAGTCGCAGCCCGCTGCCATTGCCGGCCCCCAAGGACGAGAGAGAAAACACCGTCAGGAAACTCGACGACGGCAAGGAGTTCGTGGTGAGCGGccagccggcggcgggcggctcgCGCGGCGCGCTCAGCGACCTCAAGACCGGCGTGCAGCTGAGCTTGGACGAGTTCGAGCGGTTCATCGGCTACACGCCGTTCGTGAAGCAGCTGATGCGCCGCAGCCAGAGCCAGCCGGTGGCAGCCGgggcggcgaacggcgacgcgaAGCCGGGGAAGAAGAAACCCCGGTGGCTCAAGAACATCAAGCTCGTCGCCTCGGCCGCCGGCCTCATCCAAGAGAAGTACAAGGAAAGCAattgcggcggaggcggctgcggtaggtcgtcgtcgtcgtcgtcgtcatcggcgGAGCAAGCGCACCAGCCCGGGGTGACCATGTCCAAGTCGGCGTCCACCAACGCCGCCaccatggcgtcgtcgtcgtcgtcgttggagCGGCCCAAGGTGCACAGCTTCGGCAAGACGGCGAGGGAGCTGACGGGGATGTACTTCCGGCAGGAGGTGCGCGCGCACGAGGGGTCGATCTGGAGCATCAAGTTCAGCCCCGACGGCCGCTTCctcgccagcggcggcgaggaccgcgTCGTGCACGTGTGGCACGTCGTGGACGACGGCGCCCCGCCGTCGTCCATGTCGCCGGAGCTGCTCTCGTCCTCCCAGAGCCTCCCGCCTCTGGCGCctcacggcgacggcgggctgGCGGCGCAGCTGTCCAGGAAGCTCCGCGCGCGGCGGTGGAAGACCTGCAAGGACGTGCTCCCGGAGCACGTCGTCGTGCCGGAGACCGCGTTCGCGCTCGCCGACGAGCCGGCGTGCTCCCTCGAGGGCCACCTCGACGACGTGCTCGACCTCGCCTGGTCCATGTACTCCCAG ctgctgctgtcgTCGTCGATGGACAAGACGGTGCGGCTCTGGGACACGGAGGCGAAGGCGTGCCTCAAGCTGTTCCCGCACAACGACTACG TGACATGCGTCCAGTTCAACCCGGTGGACGACGGCTACTTCATCAGCGGCTCGCTGGACAGCAAGGTGCGCATCTGGAGCGTCGCCGAGCGGCAGGTCGTCGACTGGAGCGACCTCGACGACATGGTCACCGCCGCATGCTACACCCCGGACGGCCAG GCCGCCATTGTTGGGTCACACAAGGGGAGCTGCCGATTCTACAAGACAGCAGATTGCAAGCTCAACCAGGAGGCTCAGATCGACATGAACATATCCAAGAAACGCAAGTCGCACGCGAAGAAGATCACCGGATTCCAG TTTGCGCCGGGGAACCCGTCGGAGATCCTGGTGACGACGGCGGACTCGCAGATCAGGGTGTTCAACGGCATCACCGTGCTGCAGAAGTTCAAAG GGTTCAAGAACACCAGCAGCCAGATCTCGGCGTCGTACTCCGGCGACGGCCGCTACGTCGTGTGCTCCAGCGAGGACTCCAACGTCTACGTGTGGCGGCGCGCCACGTCGCCGGGCGGCGCCGCGGGGGGCGGCGTCGCCGTCAAGGCCAAGACGTGGCGCACCAGCCGCGCCTACGAGTGCTTCTTCTGCAAGGACGTGTCGGCCGCCGTGCCGTGGCCGCTGTCACCGTGCCTACCaccgacgcgcggcggcggcggcggcggcgacgacgacgagcgcgccTCGTCGAGCGtgcgcggcgccgtcgtcggtggGGACGCGTCGGCGTCGCGGAGCCCAGCGCGACAACTGGGCAGCTTGCCTCTCCGGCCCAAGTCCGGGCCGATGACCTACTCCGGCGAGAAGCAGCTGGGCGTGCCCAGGGAGCCGTCGTCGCggtggcacggcggcgcggagggcggcaacgCGTGGGggatggtggtggtgacggcgagCCTCGCCGGCGAGATCAGGGTGTACCAAAACTTCGGCATGCCCCTCAGTTTGTTCAGAAAAACGTAA